The Gemmatimonadaceae bacterium sequence CGGTGACCACGTGCGCGATCTGCTCGTACTCCGGCACGCGGACGATCGCGACCAGATCCCAGTCGCCCGACACCGAATACACCTCGGTCACACCTTCGACACCGGCGAGCATGTTCGCGGCCGTCGGAATGAGCGTCGGATCCACATGGATCAGCACGATCGTCGTGATCACGGTTCGACGGACTGTGTGGGTGGACAGGGAGGCACGTTGAGAAGCCAGAGTCCCGAAATGCGATTCTTGTCGTCGACGTCGAACAGGAGATCCCGCGCGACGCGCACCGTGCGAGCGCCGCGCGGCGCGCCGAGCCGGAAATGAAAGTTGCGCTGGCCGGCGTCGGCTTCGGCGAACAAATGCGTGTCCACCTCGAGCGACGCGACGTCCGCCTTCGTTTTGCTTACCGGTAGAACGACTTGAACATCCTCGATTTGCGTCGGGAGCGACAGCGAGGCAAGCTGCCGCACGTCCGGCCAGACCGCGACCTCGACGGCCGCGATGCGGCCGGCGGCGACGTCCAGAATCACCCATGAGCCGTCGTTCCCCTCGAGCCCCACAGAACCCGACAACCCGTCGCCCGCGCTCGACGTCCGCGGCGAAAGTTGCGCCGAAAGGATGTCGGTGTCGGGGTCCCAGGTGTATTCGACGTCTGCCGGCGAAGCGTCAGCCGGATGAAGTTGTACGGCAACCTTCACGAACCCTGTCCTCCAGTTGAGCCGAGCGCCAATGTCGCACTGGGCACGTCAACGAGCAGGTCCGATTTCACGCGCCACCGAACATTGCGTTGCGGCGCGCACCCATGGGATAGCCCTGAACGGGCCAGCCCGACGGCTAAGATAAGCCCGCGGCAGCGATTCGACGAACCCCCTCGAAGACGTCCGCGGTCGGGGCCGCAAACGAGACCCGAATCCATTCGGGCGCCCGGAACGCCGAACCGGCGACGACCGCCACATCGTGCGCGTCGAGCAGACGTTCCGCCAGTCGGCTGCCCGGCTCCGGATCGTCCGGCGATGCCTGCCCCGCGCGCACGAACAGATAAAAAGCTCCGTCGGGCTGGAGCACCTCAAAGCCGGCGTTGCGAAGGACGCTCAGCGCCCCGTCGCGACGCCGGCGTAGCTCGCGCATCATCTCGGCGAGGGCCGATTCGTACGCGTTCGTGTCGGAGAGCGCGGAAAGGGCGGCGTGCTGAGAGATGGTCGTCGCGTTCGAAGTCGTGTGCGACTGGAGGGCGGCCA is a genomic window containing:
- a CDS encoding Lrp/AsnC ligand binding domain-containing protein — protein: MITTIVLIHVDPTLIPTAANMLAGVEGVTEVYSVSGDWDLVAIVRVPEYEQIAHVVTEIFPTVPGIRRTQTLTAFRAYSRKDLQQAWDIGVE